The uncultured Tolumonas sp. genome includes the window CTGTTGTTACATATGTTGCATTAGCTATTTGTACGCCTTCATTTTTTATGTTTTTGGCGGATATATAAAGATAGTCTCCTGTATCTTTATTGGGTGGAGAATGGTGAGTACCATCTGTTATTTTTGTTAATATGGTATTCAATCGAGAAAAATCCCAGCCACATGGCAATTCAAAGGGCCATTCATTTTTTTCGATTTTTGGCAAATTTTTGGCTTTTCTTATTTTACCTTCTTTTATTAAGTAATTTTTTTCTACAGCTATTTTTTCCAGCAACACTGAAGCCGGTTCATCTCTCGGATCTTGCGGCACCAGTTTCCCGCGCACGGCCAGTTCGAGAATTAATTCGCGAAGCTTCTTGATGCCATACAGGTCAAATTTGTTCTTGCTGCCACGGCCTGCGGTTGACTTGACTTCAATGGCTGAGGTCCACAAATCGATGTGTTGGGTGATCAGTGATTCCGCCATGTTTATTCCCCTTGACCGCTTAATGCGTTACCGAGAATAGTTTTCAGCTGCTGACGCAGTGTACTGATTTCCTGTTGCTGGCGGTTGTAATCGGCTAACAACTCATCGGGGTCATGACTGATGACTTCACCGACATGCGGGTTTTTAATATCGAGGTTAAAGTTGCGGGCAATAATGTCTGCCATGCTAACTTTCCATGCTTGTTCATTTTCAACACGAGCCGCAAAGCCATCGGCTTCATCACCCCACCAATCAATCTCAGTCTGAAACTCTTCAAACTTCATTGGCTTGGTTTTGCTGTAATTCTTCACACCTGCCGGATACGGATGCTCATAAAACCAAACATCTTGAGTCGGTTGGCCTTTGGTAAAGAATAAAATGTTTGTTTTGATGCCGGTATAAGGTGCAAACACACCATTGGGTAAACGCACAATGGTGTGCAAGTTACACTCTTCCATCAGCATCTTTTTGATTTTGGTTTTCACACCTTCACCAAACAATGTGCCATCGGGTAACACCACCGCTGCGCGGCCTTTATTGGCCAGCACTTCCACAATCAATTGCAGGAACAGATCGGCGGTTTCGCGGGTTTGCATTTCAGCCGGAAAGTTTTTCTCGATACCGTCTTCTTCTGTGCCACCAAACGGTGGGTTCGTTGCGATAACATCAATGTCGCTGTCCCAGCTCGACAACGGTTTATTCAACGTATTGTCATGGCGGATCTGCACCGGCACTTCAATGCCATGTAATAGC containing:
- a CDS encoding N-6 DNA methylase, translating into MDDYQSPIPEDYLWRNWAADDQGITGDELLTFVNDELFKDLKDLYAPMDKNPRGFVVKEAFSDAFNYMKNGTLLRQVINKLNEIDFTDSKERHLFGDIYEQILRDLQSAGNSGEFYTPRAVTRFMVDRINPKLGERIMDPACGTGGFLACSFDHVKTNYVKTAADHQILQKQIYGVEKKQLPHLLCVTNMLLHGIEVPVQIRHDNTLNKPLSSWDSDIDVIATNPPFGGTEEDGIEKNFPAEMQTRETADLFLQLIVEVLANKGRAAVVLPDGTLFGEGVKTKIKKMLMEECNLHTIVRLPNGVFAPYTGIKTNILFFTKGQPTQDVWFYEHPYPAGVKNYSKTKPMKFEEFQTEIDWWGDEADGFAARVENEQAWKVSMADIIARNFNLDIKNPHVGEVISHDPDELLADYNRQQQEISTLRQQLKTILGNALSGQGE